A section of the Chlorocebus sabaeus isolate Y175 chromosome 17, mChlSab1.0.hap1, whole genome shotgun sequence genome encodes:
- the PRL gene encoding prolactin isoform X1, translating to MNIKGSPWKAGSLLLLLVSNLLLCQNVAPLPVCPGGAARCQVTLRDLFDRAVVLSHYIHNLSSEMFSEFDKRYTHGRGFITRAINSCHTSSLPTPEDKEQAQQINQKDFLSLIVSILRSWNEPLYHLVAEVRGMQEAPEAILSKAVEIEEQTKRLLEGMELIVSQVHPETKENEIYPVWTGLPSLQMADEESRLSAYYNLLHCLRRDSHKIDNYLKLLKCRIIHNNNC from the exons ATGAACATCAAAGGATCGCCATGGAAAG CAGGgtccctcctgctgctgctggtgtCAAACCTGCTCCTGTGCCAGAACGTGGCTCCCTTGCCTGTCTGTCCTGGTGGGGCTGCCAGATGCCAGGTGACCCTTCGAGACCTGTTTGACCGCGCAGTCGTCCTGTCCCACTACATCCATAACCTCTCCTCAGAAATGTTCAGCGAATTC GATAAACGGTATACCCATGGCCGGGGGTTCATTACCAGGGCAATCAACAGCTGCCACACTTCTTCCCTTCCCACCCCCGAAGACAAGGAGCAAGCCCAACAGATCAAT CAAAAAGACTTTCTGAGCCTGATAGTCAGCATATTGCGATCCTGGAATGAGCCCCTGTATCATCTAGTCGCGGAAGTACGTGGTATGCAAGAAGCCCCGGAGGCTATCCTATCCAAAGCCGTAGAGATTGAGGAGCAAACCAAACGGCTTCTAGAGGGCATGGAGCTGATAGTCAGCCAG GTTCATCCTGAAACCAAAGAAAATGAGATCTACCCTGTCTGGACGGGACTTCCATCCCTGCAGATGGCTGATGAAGAGTCTCGCCTTTCTGCTTATTATAACCTGCTCCACTGCCTGCGCAGGGATTCACATAAGATCGACAATTATCTCAAGCTCCTGAAGTGCCGAATCATCCACAACAACAACTGCTAA
- the PRL gene encoding prolactin isoform X2: MNIKGSPWKGSLLLLLVSNLLLCQNVAPLPVCPGGAARCQVTLRDLFDRAVVLSHYIHNLSSEMFSEFDKRYTHGRGFITRAINSCHTSSLPTPEDKEQAQQINQKDFLSLIVSILRSWNEPLYHLVAEVRGMQEAPEAILSKAVEIEEQTKRLLEGMELIVSQVHPETKENEIYPVWTGLPSLQMADEESRLSAYYNLLHCLRRDSHKIDNYLKLLKCRIIHNNNC, encoded by the exons ATGAACATCAAAGGATCGCCATGGAAAG GgtccctcctgctgctgctggtgtCAAACCTGCTCCTGTGCCAGAACGTGGCTCCCTTGCCTGTCTGTCCTGGTGGGGCTGCCAGATGCCAGGTGACCCTTCGAGACCTGTTTGACCGCGCAGTCGTCCTGTCCCACTACATCCATAACCTCTCCTCAGAAATGTTCAGCGAATTC GATAAACGGTATACCCATGGCCGGGGGTTCATTACCAGGGCAATCAACAGCTGCCACACTTCTTCCCTTCCCACCCCCGAAGACAAGGAGCAAGCCCAACAGATCAAT CAAAAAGACTTTCTGAGCCTGATAGTCAGCATATTGCGATCCTGGAATGAGCCCCTGTATCATCTAGTCGCGGAAGTACGTGGTATGCAAGAAGCCCCGGAGGCTATCCTATCCAAAGCCGTAGAGATTGAGGAGCAAACCAAACGGCTTCTAGAGGGCATGGAGCTGATAGTCAGCCAG GTTCATCCTGAAACCAAAGAAAATGAGATCTACCCTGTCTGGACGGGACTTCCATCCCTGCAGATGGCTGATGAAGAGTCTCGCCTTTCTGCTTATTATAACCTGCTCCACTGCCTGCGCAGGGATTCACATAAGATCGACAATTATCTCAAGCTCCTGAAGTGCCGAATCATCCACAACAACAACTGCTAA